From the genome of Deinococcus sp. AJ005, one region includes:
- a CDS encoding globin: MTAPIQLSAGGSLYERIGPEALAALVTRFYALVAQDPDLSPIFPADLTLTAQKQLAFLTGFLGGPPLYHQNYGPPRLRARHLPHAITPTRGRAWLSCMENALQDTPQIGGAEAQELHAALARVAAHMVNTPDDDATLDGKVGQLLSID, from the coding sequence ATGACCGCGCCCATTCAACTCTCAGCGGGCGGCTCCCTGTACGAACGCATCGGGCCGGAGGCGCTGGCCGCCCTGGTCACGCGCTTCTACGCGCTGGTGGCCCAGGACCCGGACCTCTCCCCCATCTTTCCCGCCGACCTGACCCTGACGGCCCAGAAGCAACTGGCCTTTCTGACGGGTTTTCTGGGTGGGCCGCCGCTGTACCACCAGAACTACGGGCCGCCCCGACTGCGGGCGCGTCATCTGCCGCACGCCATCACGCCTACACGCGGTCGGGCGTGGCTGAGCTGCATGGAAAACGCCTTGCAGGACACCCCCCAGATAGGCGGGGCCGAGGCACAGGAACTGCACGCGGCCCTCGCACGGGTGGCGGCCCACATGGTCAATACCCCTGACGACGACGCGACACTGGACGGCAAAGTTGGACAACTCCTTTCAATTGACTAG
- a CDS encoding ABC transporter permease yields the protein MITLLLLEFRKLLGSRSAKLALIVTFVLPLIWAFAPRLSALIQVNMISGWQLPAVSIGVTIQYLLPLFIAVTVAETIGSETAQGTLAPLLLRPVDRTKVIASKLIAALVFPFLLVITTVAGSLLAGIPLGFGTFTGGTGLGPGLFVGVGELSGGEAFGQVLRGAFLAAIVLMPVAALSLLFGVLFLNTAASALATFATLIVMRLLVVLPEAIQRILLTSHFGVYVQQGDIGQPLILLLIYTLGFGLMAIYAFDRRDV from the coding sequence GTGATCACGCTGCTGCTGCTGGAATTTCGCAAACTGCTGGGATCGCGCAGCGCCAAACTGGCCTTGATCGTGACCTTCGTGCTGCCGCTGATCTGGGCCTTCGCGCCGCGCCTGAGCGCGCTGATTCAGGTCAACATGATCAGCGGGTGGCAACTGCCCGCCGTGAGCATCGGCGTGACGATCCAGTACCTGCTGCCGCTGTTTATCGCGGTCACGGTGGCCGAGACCATCGGTTCGGAGACGGCGCAGGGCACCCTCGCGCCGCTGCTGCTGCGCCCGGTAGACCGCACCAAGGTCATTGCCAGCAAGCTGATCGCCGCGCTGGTCTTCCCGTTCCTGCTGGTCATCACCACCGTGGCCGGATCACTCCTGGCGGGCATTCCGCTGGGCTTCGGCACCTTCACGGGCGGCACCGGGCTGGGGCCAGGCCTGTTCGTGGGCGTGGGCGAACTGAGCGGCGGCGAGGCGTTCGGGCAGGTGTTGCGCGGTGCGTTCCTGGCCGCCATCGTCCTGATGCCAGTGGCCGCCCTGTCGCTGCTGTTCGGCGTGCTGTTCCTGAATACGGCGGCCTCGGCCCTGGCCACGTTTGCCACGCTGATCGTCATGCGCCTGCTGGTGGTCCTGCCCGAAGCCATCCAGCGCATCCTGCTGACCTCGCACTTCGGGGTTTACGTGCAGCAGGGCGACATCGGGCAGCCGCTGATCCTGCTGCTGATCTATACCCTGGGCTTTGGCCTGATGGCGATCTACGCCTTCGACCGCCGCGACGTGTAG